The sequence GCGGCTCCTTAAGTTACCAACTCACGACTGATTTTCATCGAATGCGTGTTTCCTGTGGTGGCTTTCGTTTCTCGTACTCGTGCCGCGCGCGCTGTGGGCGTTCTCGTGGGCCTGCTGCTGTGCCTCCGGCCGGCCGCGGCGCAACTGCCGGAGGGCGCACAACAGGTGCGCGTGCGGCTGCTGCACGGAGTGCGTGTGGAGCGCGTGGACGTGCAAGCCACCGGCGGCGACCTTACGGTGACGCTGCCCGACCTGTCCACCGATCCGCTATTGCGCATTGACGCTGGCGAGACGGCCACCATCAGCCGGCGCGGGGGCGAGCTGGCGCTTGCCCATGGCGACCGGTGGATTTATGCCCGCGCACTCAAAATCTCGGGGGCAACGCTTTCGTTGACGCCCAGCGCAGGCGCGGCCCGCGCATATACCGGCGCGCTCTACATCACGCCCGAGGGCAACGCCCTGCAGCTCGTCAACGAAGTGCCGTTGCCCGACTACGTAGCGAGCGTGGTGGCCAGCGAGTATCCGTTTAAGGACGAAGCCGGCGCCCGCGCCATGGCGGTTGTGGCGCGCACCTACGCCCTGCGCGCCACGGGCAAGTTCAGCGGATCGTACGACCATGTGGACGGCACCGCCTCGCAGGTGTACAAGGGCGTGTCGGCCGTTACGGCGACGGCGCGCGACGCCGCCCAGGACACCCGC comes from Salisaeta longa DSM 21114 and encodes:
- a CDS encoding SpoIID/LytB domain-containing protein is translated as MVAFVSRTRAARAVGVLVGLLLCLRPAAAQLPEGAQQVRVRLLHGVRVERVDVQATGGDLTVTLPDLSTDPLLRIDAGETATISRRGGELALAHGDRWIYARALKISGATLSLTPSAGAARAYTGALYITPEGNALQLVNEVPLPDYVASVVASEYPFKDEAGARAMAVVARTYALRATGKFSGSYDHVDGTASQVYKGVSAVTATARDAAQDTRGEVVTYDGELIAAVYFSSSGGHTADNEDVWDADEVLPYLRGRPDPYDKPSPHHRWTARVSRPAVLRALSAHYNIDVQGFYLGDRSEDGRLMFFKLLKPNGQTTRVQANDFRLAVNNGVSGAPLKSTWFDARRSGDTYVIEGRGYGHGVGLAQWGAHVMAQRGHSYREILTFYYDGVSITTLENVPQAPVANAPKPLADRPTEETRRRIGW